Genomic window (Zingiber officinale cultivar Zhangliang chromosome 2B, Zo_v1.1, whole genome shotgun sequence):
atGTTTAAATAGTTTTAACATCCTAATTCTAACTATGCCAAAAATTAAAATAACCTAAATTATAAAATAGTCAATAATTTAAAAAGACAAAATCTTTTGGACTCCCGAAAAGGTTTAAACGATATTTTTTGGATCTAAAATTGGACGGTTACAAATAAACCCGGTAACTAATTGTAGTTTTCCGGATGAGATTCAATTTAGTATATTATAGGTCTCAGTGGTTTAATCCAAATCAAAAGTTATAACCTCTTAAAATTTTCGTATTAGCAATCCTTAACAAAAACAACGTAGGATTGTACCAATTCTATGTTAAGATCCTATCGAACCTGTTGTGATTCTACTATAAAAATTAATCCTGCATGATCCAAGAATGATCAGGTACTGATCCGGATAAGATCATAATTTTACAAACTATGCTTCCAGCAATAGACCCACAGTTTCATACTAATGACACAAGTATTTAGCTTAGGCCTACAGTTGCATACTAATTACACAAGTATTTAGCTTGAACGTGTCGAGAATGTAACGAGGATAGGAATGATGGCTCTCAGCAAGCAAGTGATGTGAGAGTGAGAAAAGAGCCTTTGGAGCTGCATTTCCGAGGGGCACGCGTCGAAGAAAGAAACTGGGGTTTATTGATGGATTTGGCAATGTAACATATTTGTTTGTAGTAGGCGTGAGGGGACAAAGCCTGGCACAAATAACCCACCCTTTTGTGTCCTTTTTCACCTCCTTCGAAGTCACATTCAAATCACAACCCTCTTAATTCCTCTGTTCATGATTCATCATGCCGAAAAACCTCAAGGCTCGGGGAAATGCGTATTGATCATGATGGTAAAGCCAATGGGGAagtgcatgcttgatgatatttgAAGAACGCATGATTTTAACAACTTTAAAAGGCTCTTACTGGATTCTTTAACAAACGTACTGTAGAGGTCTTGAAGCTCTTCTGATTGATTGCTGTTCTTACTAGACTCTTTAACAAACACTGTACGGGTCTTGAAGCTCTCCTCATTGATTGCTGTACGATTACCAGCTCTATGATTGTATTTCATTATTGATATGAAATATATTTATGTCTACCTACATATATCGAATATTAGAGATTGAGGTTGAAAGACAATAGAGCCAAGAGTAGTCGAGACCATTAGATTATGCTactattaaaaaatttatcttcTATTCTATTTATGATGAGCTAGATCAATTCCACATGGACTCGAACAACTTCATCGGTGCCCTAGTGGAATAGGTCACGAGGAGTATAGTTCATTTTAAAGATTCACCTTTGGATAATAGATGGAGTTTTTTCTCCATTAGTAGTACAATCAAGTTTAGGATCTACTTATATTAAATCATGTGTATCAAAAGACACATgcaatagattatatatattataatattagaGAAAAATATGAAGCCATCACTCAGAGGGTGTTTTCATAACGGCCTCACATTATAGGATAAATTATGAAAAACATTTACTCTAGCACAATGATCCTTTATACGAGTAAGATCAAACACACAATAAAGCATCTAGCATCCGTTAGTAATTGATCTCAATATCTATTGAAACAATCACTCTGGCACATGAGATTATAATAGTTAAGACCTATAAAGGATGGCCCCACATTTTCTAAAAGAGGATAAATTATGGAAGATATTTGGTTTAGCATAGTTGTCATTTGCATGGGAAGGTTAGGCATCCAACGAGATATTTTATATCCGCTAAAAATTGATCCCAAAATCTATTGAGCAATCATTCATgcatatattattataataaaattgttCTCATAGGATGCCTAAGTGTATAGAGGGTGACATACTTTTTACAATGGGACAAGGAATTAATTTTCGATGGGCGCATGCCCTTGTGAAAAAAACCTCTTTTACCTCTAGTCAATTTGATGGTCGATTATAAGCTAACCGATTTATTTTCATTCATATAATCTGGGGACGGACTGTGAGAAACATCTGGAATAAGCGTAATCGACTTTGTACTAcaattatcttactattttatgaAAAATCTGgatcctttactaactaactcttaattaatttggtgaaactcaaaattaaattatgttaatgtctttttctttttcacaATGAAAATAATTGTAAGAATTACTAGTAATTTCTATAGACACATTAATCAAGAATATAGAGTTTAAGACTTAGTTGCGGTATATTATTGGAAAATTTTCTAGTCCCACATTAATCAAGAATAtagaatttttttatcaataattttcTCTTATTCTCTCTAGTCCcacattttaaaattaacaacATGATAGcgtaaaaatttctataaatacattGGTTTGATAAAAATATGAGAATAAATCAAATATGATTAAAGATAAGATCAAATATGAGAATAAAtcataatatcattaaataatattatttaattatttgataaaaatatttacttttataaaatttacttCTATTTATGTATTATATATATTACCTACGCAATAGTACACGCTAGTTTTAATAGAATTAACTAGAAGTTATTACTAAATTGTACaaaatatttaaggaaataaCTACAACAAATCAGGCAATATCACTATCTTCCTCAATAATCATCAATTCTTTCTAAAGCTGACCACGATACACACTTAACCCATGCCAAATTTGAATATTCTCCTATTTCATCCTTAATTAATCTTCACTATAAGGAGAATCATCTGCGAGTGCTCAACCAAAAACCACCATTAAAGCCGCCTTTCTCTCCACCCTTCCcaaatcttctcttctcttctcccaattctcgccgccgccgccgccgtcaaATGACGAGGGGGGCCTGGTTTAAATCGCTCCGCTGCAAGTCTAAGGCCCTCGACGACGTCGTCTACCCTACGCCGCCACCGCCATCTTCGTCGTCGTCCAGGAAGCAGCTTCTCTCCGCAGCCTCCTGCGCCGATTCCTCCCGCGCGGTCAAAGACGCCGTCTTTCTCTTCCCCAAATACCATTCCTCTTCTTCCTCGCTCCCCAAGAAGCCTACGAGGCCCCGCCAAAAGCCCAAGCCGAGCTCCTACCTTTCTCCCTCTTCGTCGCCGGCGGGGGGCCGGGCAGTGGAGCCCGCTACGCGCCGCACCGTAGGCTTCCCGACGCTCTCGGAGCTTCCGGCGGGCCACTCGTCCCGGCGGGTGGTGGAGCTCATCTTCCTCACCAGTTGGTCCTCCTCCGACGCCGCCGCGGCGTTCCCGGGCGAGATAGAGATGCTCTTCCGGGTCCACAACCCGGCCCGCACGCTGGCCCGCTTCGAGGATCGCCGCACGGCGGCCCGCGCCCTGTCCGCCGACGCGCGCTGTGCCGCCGACGGCAACGAGATGATGCGGTTCCACTACGGCCCCTCCGGACGCTGCGGCGGCGTGTACGACGCCACGGTATCATGGTCGGCGCAGGGGAAGCTGAAGGGCGTCCGGACCTTCTCCGGCAGCGGCGGCGCGCACGCGTGCGGAAGCGGCGGCGCCGCTGTCTCCGGCCGCAGCGCGATGCTGCTGTGCCGAGTCATCGCCGGGCGGGTGAGGGGCGAGGCGGACCCCCCAAACTCTTCCGAGTCCGACTCGGTGAGCCTGGGCAACGACGAGCTCGTGGTGTTGGATCCCCGGGCGGTGCTCCCCTGCTTCCTAATCATCTACAAGATCTGAAACTCCAAAAAATTTTCCCTTCATTTCCTCCATAAAAATCCAACCTTTTCAACCCAAGAAAGCTCAGCCTTCACCGCCCTGCCCTGCCCTGCACTCCACTGCACTTACTGGTGGTAGGCGGCGACGAGAAAGGTGGCGCAGTAAAAGTCTCGCCTTTTTTCTTCCGACGGCCATACGAATTCTGTTATCTTGCCTCTTGTTTTCTTCTGTATTTTGTCTTCGTTCTTGGTTCACGTCACTGTGGCTGTGCTCCATTTGTCTGTCTGCTAATTGAGAAATTTAGTGCGATTTTGACGTTTTGAATCTTCACGGGGAAgaacaaaagaaacaaaaaataaaataaaataaaaataagacaATAGGACCACGTTCCCGAGTCTTCAGGGATTTAGGTCGAGGATAACTAGATCTTAACTTAAAGAAGGATCAGAGGTTCCAGGGTTGGTTTGTTGATTAGGTTTTAGGACCCTTCTAACTAAATGTGCCCATTCGATTCATGaatctatttcatttttttaGATCTTTCTAAAAAATTTTACCCCAAAACTCTTTCCATAGGAGCATAACTACTCACCTTATGATTGATCGAGAATATACTTCAAACCCCTAGGGCATAGCCGAGCCGGTAACCATGTGATAGATTTACAACACGAGAATGAATCTTCAAGCCCATCGACGAGGGACTCTACTCGCGTCCTCTTTCTTCCATTTTCATTCATTTTTCACAAGAAAGAAATTtgacataaaaataaagaacCCTAGAGTTTGCTATGACTAAGTATTTATTTACATGAGAAAGATTCGCTTGCCGGAACACTCTGAAAAGTAGAGAGTTTGAAACAATTGGTTGAAGTTTCAAGTTCCCTAGAAATGAACCACTATATGCATAAGAACGACTCCTAGGGGCAGCTCTGATATCACTGACTTTCGCGCCTACCTATCTTCGTATAAATTAGCACTTCTCTACGAGAGAGTCTTGTAACTTCGTCGTAGCCCCGCTCTTTGAAAGAAGAGAGTTCTTTATGTGCTTGTAGCTTTGGAGTTCCTCCAGTGCATCAGATGTTTTCCTAGTTAAGACAGAACTGCTCGAACTAACTTCTCCAGCTAAATGCGAAGATTGCCGCGCATAACTCTGATCCTGGCGAAGTGGAGGTGCGGTCTTTAACATGCGGACAAGAACTCCAACAGACGCCTGCTGTGATTTATGCGACGAAGAACACTCTGCTTCCTTCACATCAGAGCTCCTGCCCATTAGAAGATAACGAGAATATGCATTAGTTCACAAGGATTATGTTAACGGTTGATTCCTACAGTCAAGATTCCACAATTTTCAagaggtttttcaaaattaacttacctAAACCGAAACACAACCGAGTTAAATCATGTTGAGATAACACTAAGTCCCTAGCCAAATCCTTTTAAACCCCAGCTATATTTTTCTCTCTACTTTCTCCCACACCTGCTAGTTTGGCTCGCATAATTGCTTATGTTGATATCTTAAATACTTGCCTTGATTCCTTCAAAACACCTTCTATACCGAAGATCAAGCATCAACATGACTTTCGTTCCCGCAAACTGATTGAATTTGAGCACATGACAGAATTCACAACTTAGAATTCTGTATTCCATAACTTTTGGCAACGTTCCATCAGATTGGAATTCACAACTTAGAAGAAACAAACGCAGAATTATCAGCTGAAAACCATAATGTCTTCACACATAACTAGAATTCTAGTTTAACTATCAAATAACCTCATAATCCACAATTATAGCAATGAAAATAATGCATAAAATCCCGTAAACTCATCTGTTTGTGGAGTTTTCATGAAGTAGACCACATAGAGCAATTGGTGTTGCAGTTTGTAATTTAGATCAATACAGGTTTTACATCAAGGTTTGTTCTTATGATAAATGATGGAATAGTACCAAAGAGGACTTATAATCCCTTACAGTACTCACCAACTATTACAAGTCTACCAGGCCAAATTCTGGGTTAACCTTTTTCAGTATTGCAATCAATCTGATATTGCAAGCAAATATCATTTCCAATTTACCAGCCAGTATATTACGTATTAAACTAATCACAAGGCATCAATCCATCAAGATTTCACTACATTAACCAATAAAAAAAGTACGTGGTAGCCaaagcatacaaagaaaactctAATCAAGACACAAAGGAATTTGAATCAGAAAAGTATCACAAACACACTGAGAACAAGACAGCATCCTCATTAGTATCAGGGATTAAAAGTTTGAAAAGGAAAATAAGATTGTTAAACAATTCACTAAGATAACCCAAATAACCATACTACtatcataagaaaaaaaaaattgagaatcaCCTTGTATGAGAATCTGATGTGGCATCATCATTTACAGCAAATGGGCAAGAGAAATCAGTATCGTCAGGATAATCCTGCATTGAGAATCGTCTTGAGCTTCTTGAAAACCCATGCCTATTTGAACCACCATAAGGCAAAGTTGAATATCTTCCCGAATCACCCCGACCATCCTTAAGACCCTAAAAGTAGATAAGAATTACCTTTAGCAATTTTTATTCTAACTTCACACATTATCATAGAATAACTTCTAGGTTTAGTAAATTAAAAGATAGTAGCCAACGAATGTATAATGAGAATATTCATGCTGAAACAGTATGCAGATCATTTTCTCACAAAGTCAAGGGACCGAACATGTCAGCATGCTACTGGAGCACTAAAAAGTAAATCAATACTGAAAACAGAAAAACAATCCATGATTGTTAAacttttattttgaaatgaagGAAGGAGGATTGCATCCAAGTTAGAGATACTTTAGATCATATTACACTGTATTGCTGTAAGAGACATCTCACATATTGTGATACACTAAGTTCCCTGCATTGCTGCAGGTCCCTATTCTATGAGTACAACAATTATAG
Coding sequences:
- the LOC122045070 gene encoding uncharacterized protein LOC122045070, which codes for MTRGAWFKSLRCKSKALDDVVYPTPPPPSSSSSRKQLLSAASCADSSRAVKDAVFLFPKYHSSSSSLPKKPTRPRQKPKPSSYLSPSSSPAGGRAVEPATRRTVGFPTLSELPAGHSSRRVVELIFLTSWSSSDAAAAFPGEIEMLFRVHNPARTLARFEDRRTAARALSADARCAADGNEMMRFHYGPSGRCGGVYDATVSWSAQGKLKGVRTFSGSGGAHACGSGGAAVSGRSAMLLCRVIAGRVRGEADPPNSSESDSVSLGNDELVVLDPRAVLPCFLIIYKI